From SAR86 cluster bacterium, the proteins below share one genomic window:
- a CDS encoding nitronate monooxygenase family protein: MIKTRITELLGIEHPVIQGGMQWVGYAELVSAVSNAGALGTLTALTQPTPEALTKEIAKTKEMTDKPFAVNLTILPAINPPPYEEYAEAIVGSGIQIVETAGRSPEPFMPLFKEYGVKVIHKCTSVRHALKAEKVGVDAVTIDGFECAGHPGEDDIPSLVLLPQAAEALTIPVSGCGGFSDGKSLVAALALGGEAIVMGTRFMATQECLIHQNVKEKMQEADELSTNLMFRTMHNTARVFKNSVSDEVVEIESTGSAVFEDVKDLVAGQRGRVVFDEGDLEHGIWSAGISVGRVKDILSCKDMVSRIIEDAEGIINGRLNKVQA, encoded by the coding sequence ATGATAAAAACACGAATAACAGAATTATTAGGGATAGAACATCCTGTCATTCAGGGAGGCATGCAGTGGGTAGGGTATGCGGAATTGGTATCCGCTGTGTCCAACGCTGGAGCTTTAGGTACTCTCACGGCTCTGACTCAGCCCACTCCTGAAGCTTTGACTAAAGAGATTGCTAAAACAAAAGAAATGACAGATAAGCCTTTCGCAGTTAATTTAACAATCTTACCTGCAATAAATCCTCCCCCTTATGAGGAATATGCTGAAGCTATAGTAGGTTCTGGTATACAAATTGTTGAAACTGCAGGTAGGAGCCCTGAACCATTTATGCCCCTCTTTAAAGAATATGGTGTAAAAGTAATTCATAAATGTACTTCCGTTAGGCACGCCTTGAAAGCTGAAAAGGTTGGAGTAGATGCAGTAACTATTGATGGATTTGAATGTGCTGGTCACCCAGGAGAAGATGATATACCTTCACTAGTACTTTTACCTCAAGCAGCTGAAGCCTTAACTATTCCAGTTTCCGGATGCGGAGGGTTCAGTGATGGCAAAAGTTTAGTTGCTGCATTAGCGTTGGGAGGCGAAGCCATAGTCATGGGTACTAGATTTATGGCAACACAAGAATGTTTAATACATCAAAATGTAAAAGAGAAAATGCAAGAAGCAGATGAGCTTTCAACTAACCTTATGTTTAGAACTATGCACAATACGGCAAGGGTTTTTAAGAATTCAGTTTCTGATGAAGTAGTTGAGATAGAATCTACTGGAAGCGCAGTATTTGAAGATGTTAAAGATTTAGTGGCAGGCCAAAGAGGTAGAGTGGTTTTTGATGAAGGGGATCTTGAGCACGGTATCTGGTCTGCTGGAATTTCTGTAGGGAGGGTAAAAGATATTTTATCTTGTAAAGATATGGTTAGTCGTATTATTGAAGATGCTGAAGGAATAATTAATGGAAGATTGAACAAAGTTCAAGCCTAG
- a CDS encoding enoyl-CoA hydratase-related protein: protein MSYETLIFKKKDGLAELTLNRPKAANSINVLMSEELLDVSIKCRHDKSIRAMLLTAKGKMFSAGGDLASFAKEGKNISNLLSYMTHQLHGAFFNFSSMRAPTVVSINGTAAGAGMSLACLGDISYCAESAKFTMAYTGAGLSPDGTSTYFLPKLIGIRKTKELMLTNRLLSAAEACDWGLVNEVFADDKVYESSKKLAIKLCEGPTDAFGAVKSLLNESYQNSLPTQVELEGMHIANLASGVDAQEGITAFLEKRKPNFKG, encoded by the coding sequence ATGTCATATGAAACATTAATTTTCAAAAAAAAAGATGGCTTGGCCGAACTAACTTTAAATCGCCCAAAAGCAGCAAATTCTATCAATGTGCTAATGTCTGAAGAACTTTTAGATGTTTCTATTAAGTGCAGGCATGATAAATCTATCAGGGCGATGTTGTTAACTGCTAAAGGAAAAATGTTTTCAGCTGGGGGGGATTTAGCTAGTTTTGCAAAGGAAGGTAAAAATATATCAAATTTATTGAGTTACATGACGCATCAACTTCACGGAGCGTTCTTTAATTTCTCATCTATGAGAGCTCCTACTGTAGTGTCTATTAATGGAACAGCAGCTGGTGCAGGGATGAGCTTAGCTTGTTTAGGTGATATTTCATATTGTGCTGAGTCTGCTAAATTTACAATGGCATATACTGGTGCAGGGTTATCTCCAGATGGAACATCTACTTATTTTTTACCAAAACTTATAGGTATAAGAAAGACAAAAGAGTTAATGCTGACGAATAGATTATTAAGTGCTGCAGAAGCATGTGATTGGGGATTAGTTAATGAAGTGTTTGCAGATGATAAAGTTTATGAATCATCTAAAAAATTAGCTATTAAACTTTGTGAAGGGCCAACAGATGCTTTTGGGGCTGTGAAATCTTTATTGAATGAGTCCTATCAAAATTCTTTGCCAACTCAAGTAGAATTAGAAGGAATGCATATAGCTAATTTAGCTTCTGGAGTTGATGCCCAAGAGGGAATTACAGCCTTTTTAGAAAAAAGAAAACCTAATTTTAAAGGATAG
- a CDS encoding AMP-binding protein → MPKFAKELYESRPEEWALRFKDKTMNWSDVDLTLNRVANGLQEIDLGPERRIAVFAENSMETAMANLGGLIGGASVVPVNFHLTSEEVAYILENSGARVIFVGPETKKIGLDAAKLAGVSLVVGWGLIEKEEGILSWEEWLLGCSDKEPRMDLKPLPNLLYTSGTTGRPKGTNLPPTMFAAGETIEDHLENLKLSPNVGLGPHLVVGPMYHTGPLSGARLLAAGVNSVILGKFDAEATLEAIDKYKTGTTIMVPTHFVRLLALPQEVKDKYDTSSMVSIAHTGANCPVDTKISMINWFGPVFRDAYGASEVGTTCSLDSEEFLKYPGSVGKAVEPFTAIILDDDGKELPTNEEGKLYFKDSTGRGIIYHNDPEKSKAAHIAPGIFTLGEIAYMNEEGYVFLTDRFSDMVVSGGANIYPAEAEQVLIEHPYVMDVACIGVPNKEMGEELKALIIVDPSQVKTSEKELIDWSRDKISHYKCPRSVEFVKDLGRNTMGKINKRKLKAPYWE, encoded by the coding sequence ATGCCTAAATTTGCCAAGGAATTATATGAATCTAGGCCAGAAGAATGGGCCTTAAGATTTAAGGATAAGACTATGAATTGGTCTGATGTTGACCTAACTTTAAATAGAGTTGCAAATGGTCTGCAAGAAATAGATTTAGGTCCTGAAAGGAGAATAGCCGTATTTGCTGAAAATTCTATGGAAACAGCAATGGCTAATTTAGGTGGTTTAATAGGAGGAGCTTCAGTAGTCCCAGTTAATTTTCATCTTACTTCTGAAGAGGTAGCTTACATTTTAGAAAACTCAGGAGCTAGGGTTATATTTGTTGGCCCTGAAACTAAGAAAATAGGATTAGATGCTGCTAAATTAGCTGGAGTGAGTTTAGTTGTAGGGTGGGGGCTCATAGAGAAAGAAGAAGGAATTCTGAGTTGGGAAGAATGGCTTTTAGGTTGCAGTGATAAAGAGCCTCGTATGGATTTAAAACCTCTACCCAATTTACTTTATACATCTGGTACTACCGGAAGGCCTAAAGGAACTAATCTACCTCCAACTATGTTTGCAGCTGGAGAAACTATTGAGGATCATCTTGAGAATCTTAAATTAAGTCCTAATGTTGGTCTTGGACCGCACCTTGTAGTTGGTCCAATGTATCATACAGGACCTTTATCTGGTGCAAGGTTACTAGCAGCTGGAGTCAATTCAGTTATTTTAGGAAAGTTTGATGCAGAAGCAACATTAGAGGCAATAGATAAATATAAAACTGGAACCACAATCATGGTACCAACTCATTTTGTAAGACTATTAGCCTTGCCTCAAGAAGTAAAAGATAAATATGATACATCCTCTATGGTGTCTATAGCTCATACAGGAGCAAATTGTCCAGTTGATACAAAGATCAGCATGATTAATTGGTTTGGTCCAGTTTTTAGAGATGCTTATGGAGCTAGTGAAGTTGGAACAACCTGCAGTTTAGATTCGGAAGAATTTCTAAAATATCCTGGATCAGTTGGGAAAGCCGTAGAACCCTTCACTGCAATAATTCTAGATGACGACGGAAAAGAATTACCAACTAACGAAGAAGGAAAGCTCTATTTCAAGGACTCAACAGGTAGAGGTATTATTTATCATAATGATCCTGAGAAATCTAAAGCAGCTCACATTGCTCCAGGAATATTCACACTGGGTGAAATAGCATATATGAATGAAGAAGGGTATGTTTTTTTAACAGACAGATTTAGTGATATGGTTGTATCCGGTGGTGCTAATATTTATCCTGCAGAGGCAGAACAAGTATTGATTGAACATCCTTACGTAATGGATGTTGCATGCATAGGAGTACCAAACAAAGAAATGGGAGAGGAATTGAAAGCACTTATTATAGTGGACCCATCTCAAGTTAAAACCTCTGAAAAGGAATTAATAGATTGGTCCAGAGATAAGATATCTCACTATAAATGCCCTAGAAGTGTTGAGTTTGTTAAAGATTTAGGAAGAAATACTATGGGTAAGATTAATAAGAGAAAGTTAAAAGCACCTTATTGGGAGTAA
- a CDS encoding alpha/beta hydrolase: MNLTPPKWFTKSLEVPKTEHSIKVDGANIYYQKWGNKKNPGLLLVHGSGSHSHWWDFIAPNFLDLFEVVAIDLSGMGESSHRKEYKAEIFGNEILSVAKDANFFDKRPSPPVICGHSLGGFMSAAAGYLSQDKIRGIIMIDSPIRPPDYDYSQHEHSYPIRRRKTYPTLESILDRFRLAPDQTCENQYIIDYIAKWSVQKVENGYEWKFDDTLFEKLVFERPRRDVAFSLKYPLGIIYGANSVLMTEEIINYIKQHIDSKTKMICIDNAQHHVILDQPLKIVEEIKNIINSW; encoded by the coding sequence ATGAATCTAACTCCACCTAAATGGTTTACTAAATCTCTGGAAGTACCAAAGACAGAACACTCAATCAAAGTAGATGGGGCAAATATTTATTACCAAAAATGGGGTAATAAAAAAAACCCTGGACTATTACTTGTGCATGGAAGTGGCTCACATTCACATTGGTGGGATTTTATCGCTCCTAATTTCTTAGATTTATTTGAGGTAGTTGCAATTGATCTTAGTGGAATGGGCGAAAGTAGTCATAGAAAAGAATATAAAGCTGAAATTTTTGGAAATGAAATACTCTCGGTTGCTAAAGATGCTAATTTCTTTGATAAAAGACCTAGCCCCCCAGTAATCTGCGGTCATAGCCTAGGAGGCTTTATGAGTGCCGCAGCTGGCTATTTATCACAAGATAAAATTAGAGGGATAATCATGATTGATTCTCCTATTCGACCCCCAGATTATGACTACAGTCAACATGAGCATAGTTATCCTATTCGAAGAAGAAAGACCTACCCTACCTTGGAATCAATTTTAGATAGATTTAGATTGGCTCCTGATCAAACCTGTGAAAATCAATATATTATTGATTACATAGCCAAATGGTCCGTTCAAAAAGTAGAAAATGGCTATGAATGGAAATTTGATGATACTTTATTTGAGAAATTAGTTTTTGAAAGGCCCAGAAGAGACGTTGCATTTAGCCTTAAATACCCTTTAGGTATAATCTATGGAGCTAATAGTGTATTAATGACAGAGGAAATAATTAACTATATAAAGCAACATATAGATTCTAAAACGAAGATGATTTGTATTGATAACGCTCAACATCATGTCATTCTTGATCAGCCATTAAAAATTGTTGAAGAAATAAAAAACATTATAAATTCATGGTAG
- a CDS encoding NUDIX hydrolase has product MKDPLKGVKHELADPNEKASEPKPAATVILARDASDEGIEVFLMERASSTNFGGAYVFPGGKVDFDDSVDGVDEIIHGLTDQEASKILGLESGGLSYWVACIRECFEEAGILLAYDTNHNNLNFKDQDLKERFINYRDRLNKRESVLKEMCKKEQITLSADRLAYVSHWVTPKIEKKRYTTRFFIAQAPQNQEAVHDGKESINSLWIKPEDALKRWKERKILLIMPTIKSLEMICGFNSTQELLENKQNLDPGYITTIEPKFFMENGKLVGLLPGEPGYEDH; this is encoded by the coding sequence ATGAAAGATCCATTGAAAGGTGTAAAACATGAATTAGCAGATCCAAATGAAAAGGCTTCAGAACCAAAGCCAGCTGCTACAGTTATACTAGCGAGAGATGCTTCAGATGAAGGGATAGAAGTTTTCCTTATGGAAAGAGCTTCTTCAACAAACTTTGGAGGGGCATATGTTTTCCCAGGAGGTAAAGTTGATTTTGATGATAGTGTAGATGGTGTAGATGAGATAATTCATGGTTTAACAGATCAAGAAGCTTCAAAAATTTTGGGCTTGGAATCAGGAGGATTATCTTATTGGGTTGCATGCATAAGAGAATGTTTTGAAGAAGCAGGGATCCTGCTTGCTTATGACACGAATCATAATAATCTTAATTTTAAAGATCAGGATTTAAAAGAAAGGTTTATCAATTACAGGGACAGGTTAAATAAAAGAGAATCTGTTCTCAAAGAAATGTGTAAAAAGGAGCAAATTACTCTTTCCGCTGATAGGTTAGCTTATGTATCACACTGGGTTACTCCAAAAATAGAAAAGAAAAGATATACTACAAGGTTTTTTATAGCACAGGCACCTCAAAACCAAGAAGCCGTTCATGATGGAAAAGAGAGTATAAATAGTTTATGGATTAAGCCTGAGGATGCCTTAAAGAGATGGAAAGAAAGAAAGATATTATTAATTATGCCAACCATAAAAAGCTTAGAGATGATATGTGGTTTTAATTCAACTCAGGAACTTTTAGAAAACAAACAAAATTTAGATCCTGGATATATAACTACAATAGAACCAAAATTCTTTATGGAAAATGGAAAATTAGTAGGACTTTTACCTGGAGAACCTGGATATGAGGATCATTAA
- a CDS encoding MBL fold metallo-hydrolase codes for MSLEADKIEIISPSVRRITAGNSSVFTGPGTNTYLIGIDKVTVLDPGPAIQDHIEAIAKCSGKIEQIIVTHTHPDHSPGVKLLQDILDIPAFGLITERSKNQDLTFNPDVMLNHGEIINVENNKLEVIHTPGHASNHLCYLLEEEGMIFTGDHIMNGSTVVISPPDGNMRQYLESLDMLKNYDLKSIAPGHGEVLKDPQSVVQWIIKHRLDRENKVLSAIKLKGHGNADSLVEEVYKDVSSALFPIAKWSLNAHLIKLYEDGVLSREDKTYKYIT; via the coding sequence ATGAGTCTTGAAGCAGATAAGATAGAAATCATCTCACCTTCTGTAAGGAGAATTACAGCTGGAAATTCTAGTGTATTTACTGGCCCTGGAACAAACACCTATCTTATAGGAATAGACAAAGTTACTGTATTGGATCCGGGACCAGCTATACAGGATCATATTGAAGCAATTGCTAAATGTTCAGGGAAAATAGAACAAATCATAGTGACACACACTCATCCAGATCATTCTCCTGGAGTTAAGCTTCTTCAGGATATTCTAGATATCCCTGCTTTTGGACTAATTACTGAACGCAGCAAGAACCAAGATTTGACTTTTAATCCAGATGTCATGCTAAACCATGGTGAAATTATTAATGTTGAGAATAATAAATTAGAAGTCATTCATACGCCTGGCCATGCTTCTAATCATTTATGCTATTTATTAGAAGAAGAAGGCATGATCTTCACAGGAGATCATATTATGAATGGTTCAACTGTTGTTATATCTCCGCCTGATGGAAATATGAGACAATATCTTGAATCTCTGGATATGCTTAAGAATTATGATTTGAAAAGCATAGCTCCAGGGCATGGAGAAGTATTGAAAGATCCTCAATCCGTGGTCCAATGGATAATTAAACATAGACTAGATAGAGAAAATAAAGTTTTAAGTGCAATAAAACTCAAGGGTCATGGTAATGCAGATTCCTTAGTAGAAGAAGTTTATAAAGATGTTAGTTCCGCCTTGTTCCCTATTGCTAAATGGTCTTTAAACGCCCACTTAATTAAATTATATGAAGATGGTGTTCTTTCTAGGGAAGACAAAACTTATAAATATATTACTTAA
- the msrA gene encoding peptide-methionine (S)-S-oxide reductase MsrA, producing MSLIDLINKKSILPSQSEALPGRKEKIEVPNEHFITGTTMVEPFPSEMKKAMFGMGCFWGVEKIFWQLNGVFSTMVGYSDGLTPNPTYNEVCTGRTGHNEVALIVYNPNDVSFEELLIHFWEGHNPTQGMRQGNDSGTQYRSGIYCFDKEQNYLALQSKESYQVELTKSGMGKITTEINDASEFYYAEHYHQQYLAKNPDGYCGIGGTGITFK from the coding sequence ATGTCATTAATTGATCTAATAAATAAGAAATCTATTTTACCCTCCCAATCAGAAGCTTTACCTGGAAGAAAAGAAAAAATTGAAGTTCCAAATGAGCATTTTATAACTGGCACAACGATGGTAGAACCCTTTCCAAGTGAAATGAAAAAAGCTATGTTTGGGATGGGGTGTTTTTGGGGAGTAGAAAAAATATTTTGGCAATTAAATGGAGTATTTTCTACTATGGTAGGTTATTCAGATGGGTTAACTCCTAACCCAACTTATAATGAAGTATGTACTGGTAGAACTGGTCATAATGAGGTTGCATTGATTGTATATAATCCTAATGATGTATCTTTTGAAGAGCTTTTAATTCACTTCTGGGAGGGTCATAACCCTACTCAAGGGATGAGGCAAGGTAATGATTCTGGTACTCAATATAGGTCTGGGATCTATTGTTTTGATAAAGAACAAAATTATTTAGCCCTCCAATCTAAAGAATCTTATCAAGTGGAGCTGACTAAATCAGGTATGGGAAAAATAACTACTGAAATAAATGATGCTTCGGAATTTTATTATGCAGAGCACTATCATCAACAGTATTTAGCAAAAAATCCTGATGGATACTGTGGAATTGGCGGTACAGGAATAACTTTTAAGTAA
- the acs gene encoding acetate--CoA ligase, translated as MSKEKIYIQNNSVYKNNSLDKESYKSLYDHSLREPKKFWQEQLTKYLTWEKIPKSICKSDFNNGEFEWFKDGKINASVNCIDRHLSKNGSKVAIIWEGDNPNDSKEITYNELHKSVCRFSNALKKSGINKGDTVCIYMPMIPEATYAMLACARIGAIHSVVFGGFSPEALKDRILDSNCSAVITANEGVRGSKKIPLKDNVDKALETCPNVHSVIVISRTKSKVNLTKNRDLIYEEIIKEVDDFCEPEPMSSEDPLFILYTSGSTGKPKGVLHTTGGYLLQAAMTHQIIFNYQEQDIYWCTADVGWITGHSYIVYGPLSNCATSLMFEGIPTYPDASRFWNIIDKHKVNIFYTAPTALRALMAQGNEFVNCTSRESLKLLGSVGEPINPEAWEWYYQVVGNSRCPIIDTWWQTETGGIMISPIAGVTDLKPGSATLPFFGVEPALLDEEGHEIKGQGEGNLVIKRSWPSQIRTVYDDHERCLDTYFSLNPGYYTTGDGARRDKDGYYWITGRVDDVLNVSGHRLGTAEIESSLVLHPNVAESAVVGYDHNIKGQGIYCYVTLMNGVDPSEEIKEALIELVKNEIGAIAKPDIIQWAPGLPKTRSGKIMRRILRKIASNDIKELGDISTLADPSVVQELITERKNNVIN; from the coding sequence ATGTCAAAAGAAAAAATATATATTCAAAATAATTCCGTATATAAAAATAATTCTCTTGATAAAGAATCTTACAAGAGCCTTTATGATCATTCTTTAAGGGAGCCAAAAAAGTTTTGGCAGGAACAACTAACAAAATATTTAACATGGGAAAAAATACCTAAATCAATATGTAAATCAGACTTTAATAATGGTGAATTTGAATGGTTTAAGGATGGAAAAATTAATGCGTCAGTTAATTGTATTGATAGACATCTAAGTAAAAATGGTTCAAAAGTAGCTATCATCTGGGAAGGAGATAATCCTAATGATTCCAAAGAAATTACCTATAATGAGTTACATAAATCTGTCTGTAGATTTAGCAATGCTTTAAAGAAGAGTGGAATCAATAAAGGCGATACTGTTTGTATTTACATGCCTATGATTCCAGAAGCTACTTATGCAATGCTTGCTTGTGCAAGGATAGGAGCAATCCACTCAGTTGTATTTGGTGGATTTTCACCTGAAGCCTTAAAAGATAGAATCTTAGATAGTAATTGTTCTGCAGTTATTACAGCTAATGAAGGTGTAAGAGGATCAAAAAAAATACCTTTAAAAGATAACGTTGATAAAGCCCTTGAAACCTGTCCAAATGTTCATTCAGTAATTGTAATCTCTAGAACTAAATCTAAGGTAAATCTAACAAAGAACAGAGATCTGATATACGAAGAAATTATTAAAGAAGTGGATGATTTTTGCGAACCTGAGCCAATGAGTTCAGAGGATCCCCTCTTTATTCTTTATACTTCTGGCTCAACAGGTAAACCTAAAGGTGTTCTACATACTACCGGGGGTTATTTGCTACAAGCTGCAATGACTCATCAAATCATCTTTAATTATCAAGAACAAGATATATATTGGTGTACAGCTGACGTCGGCTGGATAACAGGGCATTCATATATTGTCTACGGACCATTATCCAATTGTGCAACCTCACTTATGTTTGAAGGTATACCTACCTATCCTGATGCCTCTAGATTCTGGAATATAATTGATAAACATAAAGTAAATATTTTTTATACTGCTCCAACTGCCTTAAGAGCCCTAATGGCACAGGGTAATGAATTTGTGAATTGCACTTCAAGGGAATCCCTAAAATTACTTGGCTCAGTTGGAGAGCCTATAAATCCAGAAGCATGGGAATGGTATTATCAAGTAGTCGGGAATAGCAGATGCCCAATAATAGATACATGGTGGCAAACTGAAACGGGAGGGATTATGATTTCTCCAATCGCTGGTGTAACTGATCTTAAACCTGGTAGCGCAACATTACCTTTTTTTGGAGTTGAACCAGCTCTTTTAGATGAAGAAGGACATGAAATAAAAGGCCAAGGAGAAGGCAATCTCGTTATAAAAAGAAGTTGGCCATCTCAAATAAGAACAGTATATGATGATCATGAAAGATGCTTAGATACATATTTCTCTTTGAACCCTGGTTATTACACTACTGGAGATGGAGCTAGAAGAGATAAAGATGGATATTACTGGATTACAGGTAGAGTAGATGACGTCCTTAATGTTTCCGGGCACAGGTTAGGTACTGCAGAAATAGAAAGTTCTCTTGTGCTTCATCCAAACGTAGCAGAATCTGCTGTAGTTGGATATGATCATAATATTAAAGGTCAAGGGATTTATTGTTATGTAACTCTTATGAATGGTGTTGACCCTTCTGAAGAGATAAAAGAGGCACTCATAGAATTAGTTAAAAATGAGATTGGTGCTATAGCTAAGCCTGATATAATTCAATGGGCTCCTGGTCTTCCAAAAACTAGATCTGGGAAAATCATGAGAAGAATACTTAGAAAGATTGCCTCCAATGATATAAAAGAACTTGGAGATATTTCTACACTAGCAGACCCCAGTGTTGTTCAAGAACTTATAACCGAAAGAAAGAATAATGTCATTAATTGA
- a CDS encoding deoxynucleoside kinase: MPRKVNLDEFKKKPKFISVEGPIGVGKTTLTKLLADYFGYDTFLEKPNDNPFLVDFYKNPKKSALATQLFFLFQRVKESEELKQEDIFNPVKISDFLLEKDKLFAELTLDEHELSLYNQIYDYLSIELPIPDIVIYLQAETKTLYRRVKSRGVEMEKSIDYNYLESLNEAYKKFFLNYERSLVLIVNSEFINFATKEDDFILLLGKIMEFYNDPTGRRMYFNPSPSLI; encoded by the coding sequence ATGCCGAGGAAAGTAAACCTTGATGAATTTAAAAAAAAGCCAAAGTTTATTTCTGTAGAAGGACCGATAGGAGTTGGAAAAACTACATTAACTAAATTATTAGCTGATTATTTTGGATATGATACTTTTTTAGAAAAGCCAAATGACAACCCTTTTTTAGTAGATTTTTATAAAAATCCTAAGAAATCTGCCTTGGCTACTCAATTATTTTTTTTATTCCAAAGAGTTAAAGAGTCTGAAGAATTGAAACAGGAGGATATCTTTAATCCTGTTAAGATATCTGACTTCTTGCTAGAAAAGGACAAATTATTTGCTGAATTAACCCTAGACGAACATGAGTTAAGTTTGTACAACCAAATTTATGATTATTTATCCATTGAACTTCCTATTCCAGATATAGTGATTTATTTGCAAGCTGAAACAAAAACTTTATATAGAAGAGTAAAAAGTAGGGGCGTTGAGATGGAAAAGAGTATTGATTACAATTACCTTGAAAGCTTAAATGAAGCCTATAAAAAATTCTTTTTAAACTATGAAAGATCTCTTGTCTTGATTGTTAATTCTGAATTTATAAATTTTGCCACTAAAGAAGATGACTTCATCTTGTTACTAGGGAAAATTATGGAGTTTTATAATGATCCGACGGGAAGAAGAATGTACTTTAATCCAAGCCCAAGCCTTATCTAA
- the pcnB gene encoding polynucleotide adenylyltransferase PcnB, with protein MITTNLSPEKIQISTHKIDPSFVPKNIRKVIVTLKKNGHEAYLVGGCIRDQLLQVKPKDFDIATSASPEKIKKLIPRSRIIGRRFKLVHVRSGRNFIEVATFRSEKPNKSQTKEGMILDDNHYGNAYEDAFRRDFTMNSLFYDIATQEIIDFTGGYKDIRNKKIRVLGNIDNRFKEDPVRMLRAVRFSSKLNLKLEKSIEKKISNLGFLILNVPPARRLDEINKLFLFGNSYKNYLYLEDLNILKYLFPSLKTNIKSNNDYFKNFIEISLKGTDKRVQENKTVILPFLIATLLWPGLVKSFGEINTHQVKYTELRLHAIYLLEEQSNFCFIPKNMKDSIFQIWALQIKLMKTNSQSAHRLIEQKKFRAGFDFLINRELAGLNLDDIGHWWESFQFSSFKKRKKMIERSKKFGTKIHTNNKFLH; from the coding sequence TTGATAACCACTAATCTTTCTCCGGAAAAAATCCAAATATCTACACACAAGATTGATCCTTCATTTGTTCCAAAAAACATTAGAAAAGTAATAGTAACTTTAAAAAAGAATGGCCATGAAGCTTATTTGGTTGGGGGCTGTATAAGAGACCAGCTACTTCAAGTAAAGCCTAAGGATTTTGATATTGCAACGAGTGCAAGCCCTGAAAAGATCAAAAAACTTATCCCTAGGAGTAGAATTATAGGAAGAAGGTTTAAACTAGTCCATGTTAGAAGTGGAAGAAACTTTATAGAAGTTGCTACTTTTAGATCAGAAAAACCTAATAAATCTCAAACTAAAGAAGGCATGATTCTTGATGATAACCATTATGGAAATGCATATGAGGATGCCTTTAGAAGAGATTTTACAATGAATTCATTATTTTATGATATTGCTACTCAAGAAATAATAGATTTTACTGGAGGATATAAGGACATTAGAAATAAAAAGATTAGAGTCTTAGGCAATATTGATAATAGATTTAAAGAGGATCCAGTTCGAATGTTAAGAGCTGTCAGATTTTCTTCTAAATTAAATTTAAAATTAGAAAAATCTATTGAAAAAAAAATATCTAATTTAGGATTTCTAATTCTTAACGTGCCTCCTGCTAGAAGATTAGATGAAATAAATAAATTATTTCTTTTTGGAAATAGTTATAAGAATTATCTTTATCTAGAAGATCTAAACATTTTGAAGTACCTATTTCCTTCTTTAAAAACAAACATTAAATCTAATAATGATTACTTTAAAAATTTTATAGAAATATCATTAAAAGGAACTGATAAACGCGTGCAGGAAAATAAGACTGTTATTTTGCCTTTTCTCATAGCTACATTACTTTGGCCGGGATTAGTAAAAAGTTTTGGTGAAATAAACACTCATCAGGTCAAATATACTGAATTAAGACTCCATGCAATCTATTTGCTAGAAGAGCAATCTAACTTTTGCTTTATCCCGAAAAATATGAAAGATTCCATATTTCAGATCTGGGCTCTACAAATAAAATTAATGAAAACAAATAGCCAGAGCGCCCATAGACTCATAGAGCAAAAGAAGTTTAGGGCTGGTTTTGATTTTTTAATAAATAGAGAATTAGCTGGTCTTAACCTTGATGATATAGGACATTGGTGGGAGTCTTTTCAATTTTCTAGTTTTAAAAAAAGAAAAAAAATGATTGAAAGATCCAAGAAGTTTGGAACTAAAATACACACTAATAACAAATTTTTACATTAA